A single genomic interval of Rosistilla ulvae harbors:
- a CDS encoding Rieske (2Fe-2S) protein, whose protein sequence is MNAAENWTTIAKSEEIEEGIGREFLVGTRIVAVFRVDGQLFAIDGICPHQGGPLADGAVRDGCVTCPWHGWQFELTSGRHTISGRNLAETFPIRDRDGIVELIVADEV, encoded by the coding sequence ATGAACGCCGCTGAAAACTGGACAACGATCGCCAAATCCGAAGAGATCGAAGAGGGGATTGGCCGCGAGTTCCTTGTCGGCACGCGGATCGTCGCCGTCTTTCGAGTCGATGGCCAATTGTTTGCGATCGATGGAATCTGCCCGCATCAAGGCGGACCGTTGGCCGATGGAGCGGTTCGCGACGGCTGCGTCACCTGTCCCTGGCACGGCTGGCAATTCGAACTCACTTCGGGGCGGCATACGATCAGCGGCCGCAACTTGGCCGAAACGTTCCCGATCCGCGATCGCGACGGCATCGTCGAATTAATAGTCGCCGACGAGGTCTGA
- a CDS encoding serine/threonine-protein kinase, whose protein sequence is MGLLDKIQSLIGKKKTEEGDSDAAVAPASKRTKGSNSLDVEARFERMRSAVSGTMSNFITARDRQYNRVVGLKLCDAEKVATFEARFKGLKKPIEGAIAVQMQHPNVVETYEYGTTKQGQPYLVMEYVDGPGLLQVIQTRKEETLAGKRLSLIRQMAEGMKYVHEKGFIHRDICPRNFICSADMERVKLIDFGLTVPALPPYMQPGNRTGTPLYMAPEIVRRRQTDQRVDVFAFGVSIYTLCAFDFPWPVNDTTGKAALQHDTHPPTPILEFRPDLNPVLATAIMRCISPNVQDRMPSMEAFLRQIKGVRSEQKSAT, encoded by the coding sequence ATGGGACTGCTGGATAAAATTCAATCGCTGATCGGCAAAAAGAAGACGGAAGAGGGAGATTCCGACGCCGCTGTGGCTCCGGCGAGCAAGCGGACCAAGGGGAGCAACAGCCTGGACGTCGAAGCCCGCTTTGAGCGGATGCGGTCGGCCGTTTCGGGGACGATGAGTAACTTCATCACCGCCCGGGATCGGCAATACAACCGCGTCGTCGGGCTGAAATTGTGCGACGCCGAAAAAGTAGCCACCTTCGAAGCCCGCTTCAAAGGCCTCAAGAAACCGATCGAAGGGGCGATCGCTGTGCAAATGCAGCACCCCAACGTTGTCGAGACCTACGAATATGGCACCACCAAGCAGGGGCAACCCTATCTGGTGATGGAATATGTCGACGGCCCTGGGCTGTTGCAGGTCATCCAGACGCGGAAAGAAGAGACCTTGGCGGGGAAGCGTTTATCGTTGATCCGACAGATGGCCGAGGGGATGAAGTACGTCCACGAGAAGGGGTTCATTCACCGCGACATCTGCCCTCGCAACTTCATCTGTTCCGCCGACATGGAGCGGGTGAAGCTTATTGATTTCGGTTTGACCGTTCCCGCGTTGCCCCCCTACATGCAGCCGGGCAACCGAACCGGGACGCCTCTTTATATGGCACCGGAAATCGTTCGCCGCCGGCAGACCGATCAACGCGTCGACGTGTTCGCCTTTGGCGTTTCGATCTACACGTTGTGTGCTTTCGATTTTCCTTGGCCGGTCAACGACACCACCGGCAAAGCGGCGCTACAGCACGACACCCATCCGCCGACTCCGATTTTGGAGTTCCGCCCCGATCTGAATCCTGTGCTTGCGACGGCGATCATGCGATGTATCAGCCCCAACGTGCAGGACCGGATGCCATCGATGGAAGCCTTCTTAAGGCAGATCAAAGGGGTCAGGTCGGAGCAGAAGTCGGCGACCTAA
- a CDS encoding Gfo/Idh/MocA family protein yields MARWKIAGINFEHFHMGDNLRLAAAIPDVEIVGLCDEQPDRMQQAIEELQLPSEKVFSDWQACLDQTQPDIVLLCPAAAGHGLWTERVMAHRVDVLIEKPMAASLAEADSMIDAAQRADRTLAINWPMAWFPTHRTAHRLIREGTIGDVIEVHYYDGNRGPLHHAAGKQQRTAEQIAADKPNSWFYQKAAGGGALLDYLGYGATLATWFNGGQRPIEVTAVVDQPAGLEVDEHCVAVLRYATGLSKLETRWGTFTDPWTHQPQPRCGFVIVGTEGTIGCFDYQPTVRLQTREEPAGVEIPVDAMPLIDSNPVAYLIHCLENRLPIEGPLSPETSRIGQQIVDTAIASAAAKQTLPLLN; encoded by the coding sequence ATGGCACGTTGGAAAATCGCCGGTATCAACTTCGAACATTTTCACATGGGCGACAACTTGCGGCTGGCCGCGGCGATTCCCGACGTCGAAATCGTTGGCCTGTGCGATGAACAACCCGATCGCATGCAGCAAGCGATCGAGGAATTGCAACTGCCCAGCGAAAAGGTCTTCAGCGATTGGCAGGCTTGCTTGGACCAGACACAGCCCGACATCGTGCTGTTGTGCCCGGCCGCTGCGGGGCACGGACTGTGGACCGAGCGTGTGATGGCTCATAGAGTTGATGTGCTGATCGAAAAACCGATGGCGGCGTCGCTCGCCGAAGCCGATTCGATGATCGACGCGGCGCAGCGGGCTGATCGAACGCTGGCGATCAATTGGCCGATGGCCTGGTTTCCCACCCATCGCACCGCTCATCGATTGATCCGCGAAGGGACGATCGGCGACGTGATCGAGGTTCATTATTACGACGGCAATCGCGGACCGCTGCACCATGCGGCCGGCAAGCAGCAGCGAACGGCGGAGCAGATTGCCGCCGACAAACCGAACAGCTGGTTCTATCAGAAGGCGGCTGGCGGCGGAGCGTTGTTGGATTACCTGGGCTATGGAGCGACGTTGGCGACATGGTTCAACGGCGGCCAACGCCCGATCGAAGTCACGGCGGTCGTCGACCAACCGGCGGGGCTGGAAGTCGACGAGCACTGCGTGGCGGTGCTCCGTTATGCAACCGGACTCAGCAAGTTGGAGACCCGTTGGGGAACGTTCACCGATCCTTGGACACACCAACCGCAACCGCGATGCGGATTTGTGATCGTCGGCACCGAAGGAACGATCGGATGTTTCGATTACCAACCGACGGTCCGACTGCAGACCCGCGAAGAGCCCGCCGGCGTGGAGATCCCCGTCGATGCGATGCCGCTGATCGACAGCAATCCCGTCGCCTACCTGATCCACTGTTTGGAAAACCGATTGCCGATCGAAGGGCCACTCTCACCGGAAACCTCGCGGATCGGACAACAGATCGTCGACACAGCGATCGCCAGCGCCGCGGCCAAGCAAACGCTGCCGCTGTTAAATTAG
- a CDS encoding DUF1553 domain-containing protein, translating into MKWYQSLARWTLLAAVGLLGVGYLANGLSGDGRSTQPPPIPKGTTASETADWMEVVRDVDAEFETTWTRESLSTAPAADWQTVSRRVSLALIGSSISLEDMRWLESLPEGTQVDALTERLLADHRFADYWAERLGRAYVGADEGPFIVYRRRRFITWLSQQLHDQVPYSQIVRQLITAKGIWTENPQVNFLTVTLDTTEKGRVDPVRLAARTSRAFLGMRIDCLECHDDFLGNVNLGTTSEPLEGTQRDFHHLAAFYSTAANSIQGIRDDGEAYEYQFLYEDETEEVEPIVPFLPELLTTDPAADDLPTRQQLAHWVTHPENIPAARAAVNRVWALMFGKPLSDPVDDIPLHGPFPAGLDRLAHDFAEHDWDLRRLIRIISHLQTFQLDSRCDFEVTSEHEQAWAVYPLIRLRPEQVASSIIQSCRLATLDRQSALLVQLQAFGEKNDFINRYGDTGEDEFGQDAITITQRLLAMNGKLVNERTGENPFMNASSQIAMFATDDAHAVEITYLSILNRRPTDEESAAWIRQSEQGVSRRQFVEDLYWILINSSEFSWNH; encoded by the coding sequence ATGAAATGGTATCAATCGCTCGCACGTTGGACGCTCCTGGCAGCCGTGGGCTTGCTGGGCGTCGGCTACCTTGCCAACGGCCTATCGGGCGATGGACGATCGACGCAGCCGCCGCCGATACCGAAAGGCACCACGGCCAGCGAGACCGCCGATTGGATGGAGGTGGTTCGCGATGTCGACGCCGAATTCGAAACAACATGGACTCGCGAGAGTTTGTCGACAGCACCGGCCGCCGATTGGCAGACGGTCAGTCGCCGCGTCTCGCTGGCGCTGATCGGCAGCAGCATCTCGCTGGAGGATATGCGATGGTTGGAGTCGCTGCCCGAAGGGACGCAGGTCGATGCGTTGACCGAACGCTTGTTAGCCGACCACCGCTTCGCCGACTACTGGGCCGAACGTCTGGGCCGCGCATACGTCGGCGCCGACGAAGGCCCTTTTATCGTCTACCGCCGCCGACGCTTTATCACCTGGCTGTCGCAACAACTGCACGATCAAGTTCCCTACTCGCAGATCGTCCGCCAACTGATAACCGCCAAAGGGATCTGGACCGAAAATCCGCAAGTCAACTTCCTCACCGTGACGTTGGACACCACGGAGAAAGGCCGCGTCGATCCGGTCCGCCTGGCAGCCCGCACCAGCCGCGCGTTCTTGGGAATGCGGATCGATTGCCTGGAGTGTCACGACGACTTTCTGGGCAACGTCAACTTGGGAACCACTTCGGAACCGCTCGAAGGAACGCAGCGCGACTTCCATCACCTTGCCGCCTTCTACAGCACCGCTGCGAATTCGATTCAGGGGATTCGCGACGACGGCGAGGCTTACGAATATCAATTCCTTTACGAGGACGAGACCGAAGAGGTCGAACCGATCGTCCCGTTTCTGCCCGAACTGCTGACGACCGATCCCGCCGCCGACGACCTTCCCACGCGGCAACAGCTCGCCCACTGGGTCACCCATCCCGAAAACATCCCCGCCGCCCGCGCTGCGGTCAATCGCGTCTGGGCGTTGATGTTTGGTAAACCGTTGTCCGATCCAGTCGATGACATCCCGTTGCACGGTCCCTTCCCGGCTGGCCTGGATCGGTTGGCTCACGATTTTGCCGAGCATGACTGGGACCTGCGTCGCTTGATCCGGATCATCAGTCATCTGCAAACCTTTCAACTCGACAGTCGCTGCGACTTCGAAGTCACCAGCGAACACGAGCAGGCTTGGGCGGTCTACCCGCTGATTCGTCTGCGTCCCGAACAGGTTGCCAGTTCGATCATCCAGTCGTGCCGTCTGGCCACGCTCGATCGCCAATCGGCTCTGCTGGTTCAACTGCAAGCCTTCGGCGAGAAGAACGACTTCATCAATCGTTATGGCGACACCGGCGAAGACGAATTTGGACAGGATGCGATCACGATTACGCAACGGCTGTTGGCGATGAATGGCAAACTTGTCAACGAGCGGACCGGGGAGAACCCGTTCATGAATGCGTCGTCGCAGATCGCGATGTTCGCCACCGACGACGCCCACGCCGTGGAGATCACGTATCTATCGATCTTAAATCGGCGGCCGACCGACGAAGAGTCGGCCGCTTGGATTCGACAATCCGAACAGGGCGTCTCGCGTCGACAGTTCGTCGAAGACCTGTATTGGATCCTGATCAACAGCAGCGAATTCAGCTGGAACCATTAA
- the accD gene encoding acetyl-CoA carboxylase, carboxyltransferase subunit beta produces MATVESNSEAPNTKKRGIPEGLWIKCPGCLSSVYRKEVQRRLNVCPKCDHHLYVSAADRVEQVLDEGTFEAWDEELRPTDPLEFADRKRYAERLLAEQKRTGLVDAALTGTGMIRARRVAFGVTDSAFIMGSMGSVVGERLTRLIERATEQNLPLIIISGSGGGARMHEGILSLMQMAKVSAALARYHESGGLFISVLTNPTMGGVAASFASLGDLCFAEPKALIGFAGPRTIKATIGIELPEGFQTSEFLLEHGFIDRIVARDRLKSEIARVIDYCGK; encoded by the coding sequence ATGGCGACCGTCGAATCGAACAGCGAAGCCCCGAATACCAAAAAACGCGGTATTCCTGAGGGATTGTGGATTAAATGCCCCGGATGTCTGTCGAGCGTCTACCGCAAAGAGGTCCAACGGCGGCTGAATGTCTGCCCTAAATGCGACCACCATCTTTACGTTTCGGCAGCCGATCGGGTCGAACAGGTCTTGGATGAAGGGACGTTTGAGGCTTGGGACGAAGAGCTGAGGCCCACCGATCCCTTGGAATTTGCTGACCGAAAACGTTATGCCGAGCGATTGCTAGCCGAACAGAAGCGGACCGGATTGGTCGATGCTGCTCTGACCGGCACCGGGATGATTCGGGCTCGCCGGGTTGCGTTTGGAGTTACCGACAGTGCGTTTATCATGGGGAGCATGGGCTCGGTTGTTGGCGAGCGGTTGACGCGGTTGATCGAACGAGCGACCGAACAGAACCTACCCTTGATCATTATTAGTGGCTCCGGCGGCGGGGCTCGGATGCACGAAGGGATCTTGTCGCTGATGCAGATGGCGAAGGTCTCCGCGGCGTTGGCTCGGTATCACGAATCGGGCGGCCTGTTTATCAGCGTACTGACCAACCCCACTATGGGTGGGGTTGCTGCCAGTTTCGCTTCGTTGGGAGATCTCTGTTTCGCTGAGCCCAAGGCGCTGATCGGTTTCGCCGGACCGCGGACGATCAAAGCGACGATCGGCATCGAATTGCCCGAGGGCTTTCAGACCAGCGAATTCCTGTTGGAGCACGGTTTTATCGATCGTATCGTCGCTCGCGATCGACTGAAATCGGAGATCGCTCGCGTCATCGACTACTGTGGCAAATAA